A genomic segment from Stenotrophomonas maltophilia encodes:
- a CDS encoding DUF1120 domain-containing protein, with protein MSKVQLSLAATALALLSAGAVHAEPIAPSTLKVTGSLDVPACLVTAGDDGVYDYGSLGPGDIRTGTTYNVLPAISKAWKIECEGDTYLTFKVTDNAAASASAVDSSYFGMGNVNGTGKLGYYTVTMRNPKVNGTASNVFTTNTTAITRAATAPLRHSSYTMGWAQTAANLQQIGRVFETDLDVVANLAGSQTMGGPITEDAKLEGSLTLNFAYGL; from the coding sequence ATGAGTAAAGTCCAGCTTTCCCTTGCCGCAACCGCGCTGGCACTGCTGTCGGCCGGTGCCGTGCACGCAGAACCCATCGCGCCCTCGACCCTGAAGGTCACCGGCAGCCTGGATGTACCGGCCTGCCTGGTCACCGCTGGCGATGACGGCGTCTACGACTACGGCAGCCTGGGCCCGGGCGATATCCGCACCGGCACCACCTACAACGTGCTCCCTGCCATCAGCAAGGCCTGGAAGATCGAGTGCGAAGGCGACACCTACCTGACCTTCAAGGTGACCGACAACGCCGCCGCGTCGGCCAGTGCGGTGGACTCGTCCTACTTCGGCATGGGTAACGTCAACGGCACCGGCAAGCTGGGCTACTACACGGTGACCATGCGCAACCCGAAGGTGAATGGCACCGCATCCAACGTGTTCACCACCAACACCACCGCCATTACCCGTGCGGCCACGGCGCCGTTGCGGCATAGCAGCTACACCATGGGCTGGGCGCAGACGGCGGCCAACCTGCAGCAGATCGGCCGCGTGTTCGAGACCGATCTGGATGTGGTCGCCAACCTTGCCGGCAGCCAGACCATGGGCGGCCCCATCACCGAGGACGCGAAGCTGGAAGGCTCGCTGACCCTGAACTTCGCCTACGGCCTGTAA
- a CDS encoding ExeM/NucH family extracellular endonuclease, whose protein sequence is MRRRSLALALSLLLPAGAFAQAQPQAAPVATPAAARSSATVVLTAAPADWRALDGQRVRIAAPLTLAGTDGLERFGQLTVAFDGRLWQPTEVAAPGTAGYEQVMADNQRRRLLLDDGSDARDPASVAYLPGNPVLRTGMQLRNVEGIVRVDAQGRPRLQVEGALKLPELKRPAVPTVPGSLHVAAFNLENFFNGDGQGGGFPTLRGARTLDEHKAQVAKLVTTVNALGADVAALMELENDGYGPQSAIAELVDALNRDRGAQGDWRFVDAGTGPGDNPIRVGIIYRSTRLQPVGKPATLTGGPFVEHSRVPLAQAFQGKHGAPFVVVANHFKSKGCRDAAGADADRNDNQGCWNATRVTSAQQLHAWLQTDPTGTGAKDAVLLGDFNAYAMEDPIRTLHDLGWQDAFKVAKVEHPYSYVYNGYTGRLDHALLNPGMAKRLRGAAEWHSNADEQDASGYQGRNVQGPWRSSDHDPLLLGFDK, encoded by the coding sequence ATGCGCCGCCGCTCCCTCGCCCTTGCCCTGTCCCTGCTGCTGCCGGCCGGCGCCTTTGCCCAGGCCCAGCCCCAGGCCGCACCGGTCGCGACACCGGCCGCCGCGCGCAGCAGCGCCACCGTGGTGCTGACCGCCGCGCCGGCCGACTGGCGCGCGCTGGATGGCCAACGCGTGCGCATCGCCGCACCGCTCACCCTGGCCGGTACCGATGGCCTGGAGCGCTTCGGCCAGCTCACCGTGGCCTTCGATGGCCGCCTCTGGCAGCCGACCGAAGTGGCCGCGCCGGGTACTGCCGGCTATGAGCAGGTGATGGCCGACAACCAGCGTCGTCGCCTGCTGCTGGACGATGGCAGCGATGCCCGCGATCCGGCCAGCGTCGCCTACCTGCCGGGCAACCCGGTGCTGCGCACCGGCATGCAGCTGCGCAATGTGGAAGGCATCGTGCGCGTGGATGCGCAGGGCCGTCCGCGCCTGCAGGTCGAGGGTGCGCTGAAACTGCCGGAACTCAAGCGCCCGGCGGTGCCGACGGTGCCGGGCAGCCTGCATGTGGCCGCTTTCAACCTGGAGAACTTCTTCAACGGTGATGGCCAGGGCGGTGGCTTCCCGACCCTGCGTGGTGCGCGCACCCTGGACGAGCACAAGGCGCAGGTGGCCAAGCTGGTCACCACGGTCAACGCGCTGGGCGCCGATGTCGCCGCGCTGATGGAGCTGGAGAACGACGGCTACGGTCCGCAGTCCGCCATCGCCGAACTGGTCGATGCGCTCAACCGTGACCGCGGCGCGCAGGGTGACTGGCGCTTCGTCGACGCGGGCACCGGCCCCGGCGACAACCCGATCCGGGTCGGCATCATCTACCGCAGCACGCGCCTGCAGCCGGTCGGCAAGCCGGCCACGCTGACCGGCGGCCCGTTCGTCGAGCACAGCCGCGTACCGTTGGCGCAAGCCTTCCAGGGCAAGCACGGCGCGCCGTTCGTGGTGGTTGCCAACCACTTCAAGTCGAAGGGCTGCCGAGACGCGGCCGGTGCCGACGCCGACCGCAACGACAACCAGGGCTGCTGGAACGCCACCCGGGTGACTTCGGCGCAGCAGCTGCACGCCTGGCTGCAGACCGATCCGACCGGTACCGGCGCCAAGGACGCGGTGCTGCTGGGTGACTTCAACGCCTACGCGATGGAAGACCCGATCCGCACCCTGCATGACCTGGGCTGGCAGGACGCGTTCAAGGTTGCAAAGGTCGAGCATCCCTACAGCTACGTCTACAACGGCTACACCGGCCGCCTCGACCACGCGCTGCTGAACCCGGGCATGGCCAAGCGCCTGCGCGGTGCCGCCGAATGGCACAGCAATGCCGACGAGCAGGACGCCAGCGGCTACCAGGGCCGCAACGTGCAGGGCCCGTGGCGCAGCTCTGACCACGACCCGCTGCTGCTGGGCTTCGATAAATAA
- a CDS encoding fimbria/pilus outer membrane usher protein: MRQPPSLAPVAALVIGAGGMSSATGVAAQEVQFDLKQLERNGVSADVARFFARRAGFLPGVHQVDASVNGMRREPLQVRFDAQGEPCFSAEVLAQLGLKQDDPEQICAPLQQIHPGTRVELRPGSARMDLVVPATALRDSSAGGAFQRGGSALVLNYDVFSQRVQRRTGNDHSLSARMELGFNTANWAVRSRGDYARRRSQSRYVQQETYAQRALERASALFQAGQLSLASEGFGGTPVVGAQLFSDDMQRQASRLSVPIEGIADSHAVVEVRQRGSVVHRSVVAPGVYSISDIAVTSRGTDLDVEVREEDGRTTRYRVPAPMDVPEADAAPAFQLGVGRYRARDGVHLQGNAPWLVHAGGAMQLHADTRVSTSLLLARGYQGLAAQSGFSLGSRSIWGVGARFSHAAQWGFGHELQLQGNASFDNGLSLGASWQRRSAAFATLEDTLSLRDTRPWPCEPWTLPEACASRSERLQQSLSASVGWSSATWGAFSYTFWQSHYGGDVGRGQTLSASRRFGRVNVNLTLQHAQGRGSAAFVNLQVPLGRGSVSARAYRYEDASRNLGASFQSRTAGGLAYNVDASHSGSQQRLAVAASQRTAYGAFNAGASHIQGQAQTQYLAASGGVALASGRTLAFSSSRIGDTFAVVRIPRVAGIGLSGAGSATTSVLGTAVLPSITPYRRTRLQLEGRTLPLNQRFASTTLDLALARGAVATHTISAHPVRQLLLTVRTRGGELARVGTALYSAEGDFIGTVIGQGNAILDNEQIGKPVLLDDASGRCEVHYSVPARFDPARPYEASEGRCL; this comes from the coding sequence ATGAGGCAGCCGCCGTCATTGGCGCCGGTTGCCGCCCTGGTGATCGGCGCGGGAGGAATGAGTAGCGCCACCGGAGTTGCCGCACAGGAGGTGCAGTTCGACCTCAAGCAGCTGGAGCGCAATGGCGTCTCGGCCGACGTTGCACGCTTCTTTGCACGCCGGGCCGGCTTTCTGCCAGGCGTGCACCAGGTTGACGCCAGTGTGAACGGCATGCGTCGCGAGCCGCTGCAGGTGCGTTTCGATGCTCAGGGTGAGCCTTGTTTCTCCGCCGAAGTGCTGGCGCAGCTGGGCCTGAAACAGGACGACCCGGAGCAGATCTGCGCGCCGCTGCAGCAGATCCATCCCGGTACCCGGGTCGAGCTTCGGCCAGGCAGTGCGCGGATGGATCTGGTCGTGCCGGCCACGGCCCTGCGCGACAGCAGCGCGGGCGGTGCCTTTCAGCGTGGCGGCAGTGCCCTGGTTCTCAACTACGACGTTTTCTCCCAACGCGTGCAGCGACGCACGGGCAATGACCATTCTTTAAGTGCACGCATGGAACTGGGATTCAATACCGCCAACTGGGCCGTACGCAGCCGCGGCGATTATGCACGGCGTCGCTCGCAAAGCCGCTACGTGCAGCAGGAAACCTATGCCCAGCGTGCGCTGGAGCGTGCCTCGGCGTTGTTCCAGGCGGGCCAGCTGAGCCTGGCCTCGGAAGGCTTCGGTGGCACTCCGGTGGTGGGGGCACAGCTGTTTTCCGATGACATGCAGCGCCAGGCCAGCCGCCTCAGCGTGCCGATCGAGGGCATCGCCGACAGCCATGCGGTGGTGGAAGTGCGCCAGCGCGGCAGCGTCGTGCATCGCAGCGTGGTGGCGCCAGGTGTCTATTCGATCAGCGACATCGCCGTGACCAGCCGTGGTACGGACCTCGATGTGGAAGTCCGGGAAGAGGACGGGCGCACGACCCGCTATCGGGTACCGGCACCGATGGATGTGCCGGAGGCCGATGCCGCGCCAGCCTTCCAGCTTGGGGTGGGGCGCTACCGTGCCCGCGATGGCGTGCACCTGCAGGGCAATGCTCCCTGGCTGGTCCACGCCGGGGGCGCCATGCAGCTGCACGCTGATACCCGTGTCAGCACGTCGCTGTTGCTTGCCCGTGGCTACCAGGGATTGGCGGCACAGTCCGGCTTCAGCCTTGGGTCGCGCAGCATCTGGGGCGTGGGGGCGCGTTTCTCGCATGCCGCGCAATGGGGCTTCGGCCACGAGCTGCAGCTGCAGGGCAATGCCAGCTTCGACAACGGACTCAGCCTCGGAGCGTCCTGGCAGCGCCGCAGCGCTGCGTTCGCAACGCTGGAAGACACGTTGTCGCTGCGCGATACCCGGCCGTGGCCGTGCGAACCCTGGACCTTGCCGGAAGCCTGCGCTTCGCGCAGCGAGCGGCTGCAGCAATCGCTGTCGGCCTCGGTGGGCTGGTCCAGCGCTACCTGGGGCGCGTTCTCCTACACGTTCTGGCAGAGCCACTATGGCGGCGATGTTGGCCGCGGGCAGACGCTGTCGGCGTCACGCCGGTTCGGCCGGGTCAACGTCAACCTGACCCTGCAGCATGCGCAGGGGCGGGGCAGCGCCGCGTTCGTCAATCTGCAGGTTCCGTTGGGACGCGGCAGTGTCAGTGCCCGTGCCTACCGCTATGAAGATGCGTCGCGCAACCTGGGGGCCAGTTTCCAGAGCCGCACCGCGGGTGGCCTGGCCTACAACGTGGATGCGTCGCACAGCGGTTCGCAGCAGCGGTTGGCGGTCGCGGCCAGCCAGCGCACCGCGTATGGCGCATTCAATGCGGGGGCCTCGCATATCCAGGGCCAGGCCCAGACCCAATATCTGGCCGCCAGCGGCGGTGTAGCGCTGGCCTCGGGGCGCACGTTGGCGTTTTCCAGCTCGCGCATTGGTGACACCTTTGCCGTGGTCCGGATTCCACGTGTGGCCGGGATCGGCCTGAGCGGCGCCGGCAGTGCCACCACCTCCGTGCTGGGTACGGCGGTGTTGCCGTCGATCACCCCGTACCGGCGAACCCGGTTGCAGCTGGAGGGGCGCACGCTGCCGCTGAACCAGCGCTTTGCCAGTACCACGCTTGATCTGGCGCTGGCGCGCGGCGCCGTCGCCACCCACACCATCAGTGCGCACCCGGTGCGCCAGCTGCTGCTGACCGTGCGCACCCGCGGCGGCGAACTGGCGCGGGTGGGTACCGCGCTGTACTCCGCCGAAGGCGACTTCATTGGCACCGTGATCGGCCAGGGCAACGCGATCCTGGACAACGAACAGATCGGCAAGCCGGTGCTGCTGGACGATGCCAGCGGTCGCTGTGAAGTGCACTACAGCGTGCCGGCCCGGTTCGATCCCGCGCGTCCCTACGAGGCGTCCGAAGGACGTTGCCTGTGA
- a CDS encoding alpha/beta hydrolase, with protein sequence MHKPSFPVAPGETACLELDGPAGPLEVVVDLPKADVPVQPIVAIVCHPLSTEGGTLHNKVVTMTATTLRELGITTVRFNFRSVGASAGEFDHGVGEQDDLKAVAAWVRSQHPDDRLWLAGFSFGSFVSLKAAGELQPEALISIAPPAGRWDFDGIAPPARWLVIQGEQDEIVDPQAVYQWLDTLDAPHELVRMPETSHFFHRKLIDLRGALTHGVKHWLGAAA encoded by the coding sequence ATGCACAAGCCTTCGTTCCCCGTCGCCCCCGGCGAAACCGCCTGCCTCGAACTGGACGGCCCGGCCGGCCCGCTGGAAGTGGTCGTCGACCTGCCCAAGGCCGATGTGCCGGTGCAGCCGATCGTGGCCATCGTCTGCCATCCGCTGTCCACCGAGGGCGGCACCCTGCACAACAAGGTGGTCACCATGACCGCCACCACCCTGCGCGAGCTGGGCATCACCACGGTGCGCTTCAACTTCCGCAGTGTTGGCGCGTCGGCCGGTGAGTTCGACCACGGCGTGGGCGAGCAGGATGATCTGAAGGCCGTCGCCGCCTGGGTGCGCAGCCAGCACCCGGACGACCGCCTGTGGCTGGCCGGTTTCAGCTTCGGCTCGTTCGTGTCGCTGAAGGCCGCGGGCGAGTTGCAGCCCGAAGCGCTGATCTCGATCGCGCCGCCGGCCGGCCGCTGGGATTTCGATGGCATCGCGCCGCCGGCCCGCTGGCTGGTGATCCAGGGCGAGCAGGACGAGATCGTCGACCCGCAGGCCGTCTACCAGTGGCTGGACACGCTGGACGCCCCGCATGAGCTGGTGCGCATGCCCGAGACCAGCCACTTCTTCCACCGCAAGCTGATCGACCTGCGCGGCGCGCTGACCCACGGCGTGAAGCATTGGCTGGGCGCAGCGGCATGA
- a CDS encoding isovaleryl-CoA dehydrogenase, with the protein MHVPSLNFDLGEDIDLLRQSVAHFAAAEVAPLAAEADASNQFPLALWPKLGEQGLLGLTVEEEYGGTGMGYLAHVVAMEEISRASGGIGLSYGAHSNLCVNQLRKNGNEEQKQRFLPGLCNGSLVGALAMSEPGAGSDVVSMKLRADKRGDRYVLNGNKMWITNGPDADVLVVYAKTDMEAGAKGITAFLVEKGMKGFSTAQKLDKLGMRSSPTCELVFQDCEVPEQNVLGQVGGGVRVLMSGLDYERVVLSGGPLGLMAAAMDVVMPYVHERHQFGEAIGSFQLIQAKIADMYVGLGACRAYVYAVARACDQGRTTRQDAAGAILYAAEKATWLTGQAIQILGGNGYINEYPTGRLWRDAKLYEIGAGTSEIRRMLIGRELFQRTL; encoded by the coding sequence ATGCACGTGCCATCCCTGAACTTCGACCTTGGCGAAGACATCGACCTGCTGCGCCAGAGCGTGGCCCATTTTGCCGCCGCCGAGGTCGCACCGCTGGCCGCCGAGGCCGATGCCAGCAACCAGTTCCCGCTGGCCCTGTGGCCGAAGCTGGGCGAACAGGGCCTGCTCGGCCTCACCGTGGAAGAAGAATACGGTGGTACCGGCATGGGCTACCTGGCCCACGTGGTGGCGATGGAAGAAATCTCGCGCGCGTCCGGCGGCATCGGCCTGTCCTATGGCGCGCACTCCAACCTGTGCGTGAACCAGCTGCGCAAGAACGGCAACGAAGAACAGAAGCAGCGCTTCCTGCCCGGCCTGTGCAATGGCAGCCTGGTCGGCGCCCTGGCGATGAGCGAACCGGGTGCCGGTTCGGACGTGGTGTCGATGAAGCTGCGCGCCGACAAGCGCGGCGACCGCTACGTGCTCAACGGCAACAAGATGTGGATCACCAACGGCCCGGACGCCGACGTGCTGGTGGTCTACGCCAAGACCGACATGGAGGCCGGTGCCAAGGGCATCACCGCGTTCCTCGTCGAGAAGGGCATGAAGGGCTTCTCCACTGCGCAGAAGCTGGACAAGCTGGGCATGCGTTCCTCGCCCACCTGCGAGCTGGTGTTCCAGGACTGCGAAGTACCGGAACAGAACGTGCTGGGCCAGGTCGGCGGTGGCGTGCGGGTGCTGATGTCCGGCCTGGACTACGAACGCGTGGTGCTGTCCGGTGGTCCGCTGGGCCTGATGGCCGCGGCCATGGACGTAGTGATGCCGTACGTGCACGAGCGCCACCAGTTCGGTGAAGCGATCGGCAGCTTCCAGCTGATCCAGGCCAAGATCGCCGACATGTACGTGGGCCTGGGTGCCTGCCGTGCGTATGTCTATGCCGTGGCGCGCGCCTGCGACCAGGGCCGCACCACCCGCCAGGACGCCGCCGGTGCCATCCTGTACGCCGCCGAGAAGGCCACCTGGCTGACCGGCCAGGCGATCCAGATCCTCGGTGGCAATGGCTACATCAACGAATACCCGACCGGCCGCTTGTGGCGCGACGCCAAGCTGTATGAAATCGGCGCCGGCACCTCGGAGATCCGCCGCATGCTGATCGGCCGCGAACTGTTCCAGCGCACCCTGTAA
- a CDS encoding c-type cytochrome: MRNYDLEFLKRFSMVIALLATITLGLILLAAYIHTRIPPEVSPTAAKRTEQRISPTGAVYAGSTGAAAQAAAKAAALAKAASQVAYGGTKDGKVIFDNLCTACHTNGVGMAPTLDHSHWDKRIAQGKDTLYKHAIEGYTGPDGGIMPPKGGNPALTEEQIHATVDWMLGNLK, from the coding sequence GTGCGGAATTACGATCTGGAGTTCCTGAAACGCTTCTCCATGGTGATCGCGCTGCTGGCGACCATCACCCTCGGCCTCATCCTCCTTGCCGCCTACATCCACACCCGGATTCCGCCCGAGGTGTCGCCGACCGCGGCCAAACGCACCGAACAGCGCATCTCGCCCACCGGCGCGGTCTATGCCGGCAGCACCGGCGCTGCCGCACAGGCTGCTGCCAAGGCCGCCGCGCTGGCCAAGGCTGCTTCGCAGGTGGCCTACGGCGGCACCAAGGATGGCAAGGTGATCTTCGACAACCTCTGCACTGCCTGCCATACCAACGGCGTGGGCATGGCGCCGACGCTGGACCATTCGCACTGGGACAAGCGCATCGCGCAGGGCAAGGACACCCTCTACAAGCACGCCATCGAGGGCTATACCGGCCCTGACGGCGGCATCATGCCGCCCAAGGGCGGCAACCCGGCCCTGACCGAGGAGCAGATCCACGCCACCGTGGACTGGATGCTGGGCAACCTGAAGTAA
- a CDS encoding EamA family transporter, translating to MLYLSLAVICSVLVSVLLKVAGRRQLDVAQMVTWNYLVAATLTAVVLQPPLDALRAPHAPWLSLLALAVVLPSIFLVLGRAVAVAGIVRSDVAQRLSLLLSLAAAFLFFGQTTTPWKLAGLGLGLLAMVAISLRPRGPAVASSPGGWGWLLGVWAGFAVVDVLLKQVALSGTPSMAAVLASFSVAFVLMLAVQLWRHASGRSRLAWRNLGAGALLGLLNGGNILFYVHAHQSMPDSPATVFAGMNIGVVVLGALVGVFAFGEATTRWNRAGLALAVLAIGLIAWG from the coding sequence ATGCTCTACCTGTCTTTGGCCGTGATCTGCAGTGTGCTGGTTTCGGTGTTGTTGAAGGTGGCCGGACGCCGCCAGCTGGATGTTGCGCAGATGGTCACCTGGAACTATCTGGTGGCCGCAACGCTCACCGCCGTGGTACTGCAACCGCCGTTGGACGCACTGCGCGCGCCGCATGCCCCGTGGCTGTCATTGCTGGCGCTGGCCGTGGTGCTGCCGTCGATCTTCCTGGTGCTGGGCCGCGCGGTGGCGGTGGCCGGCATCGTCCGCAGCGACGTGGCGCAACGCTTGTCGCTGCTGCTGTCATTGGCCGCCGCCTTCCTGTTCTTCGGCCAGACCACCACGCCGTGGAAGCTGGCCGGGCTCGGCCTGGGCCTGCTGGCGATGGTGGCCATCAGCCTGCGCCCGCGCGGACCGGCGGTGGCGTCCTCACCGGGTGGATGGGGCTGGCTGCTGGGCGTCTGGGCCGGGTTCGCGGTGGTCGACGTGCTGCTCAAGCAGGTGGCGCTGTCCGGCACGCCGTCGATGGCGGCGGTGCTGGCCAGCTTCAGCGTCGCCTTCGTGCTGATGCTGGCAGTGCAGCTGTGGCGGCACGCCAGTGGCCGCAGCCGGTTGGCCTGGCGCAACCTGGGCGCGGGCGCGCTGCTGGGCCTGCTCAACGGCGGCAACATTCTTTTCTATGTGCACGCGCATCAGTCCATGCCGGACAGCCCGGCCACCGTGTTCGCCGGGATGAACATCGGCGTGGTGGTGCTGGGGGCGCTGGTGGGCGTGTTCGCCTTCGGCGAAGCCACCACGAGGTGGAACCGCGCAGGTCTGGCGCTGGCGGTGCTGGCGATCGGGTTGATCGCCTGGGGGTGA
- a CDS encoding fimbria/pilus chaperone family protein — MNALLSKRRGNLLAWKWLAAAALLGPAVPLQASTFALQSNTVILEEREGRTAFNISNPGSEPILLLSSVDDLDGQPMAGNILVTPAVTRIDPGQSQIVNFTLKKGTVLDREYMLRASFEGVTQKSERGMRMPIRQQIGFILQPRAVAVAARPWQDLRFSIDGDQLTVRNSGPHVVRIGPELRLQPSAALGVLPHPYLMPGETRVLTLAGEVGGSNRHVEIVPLSRYGFAKDKEQLPLQP, encoded by the coding sequence ATGAACGCTCTTCTTTCGAAGCGGCGCGGGAATCTGTTGGCCTGGAAATGGCTGGCTGCCGCCGCGCTGCTCGGCCCGGCTGTGCCGCTGCAGGCGTCCACCTTTGCCCTGCAGAGCAATACGGTGATCCTGGAGGAGCGCGAGGGACGTACCGCGTTCAACATCAGCAATCCCGGCAGCGAGCCGATCCTGCTGCTGAGCAGCGTGGACGACCTGGACGGCCAGCCGATGGCCGGCAACATCCTGGTGACCCCGGCGGTGACCCGCATCGACCCGGGCCAGAGCCAGATCGTCAACTTCACGCTGAAGAAGGGCACGGTGCTGGATCGCGAATACATGCTGCGGGCGTCGTTCGAAGGTGTCACCCAGAAGAGCGAGCGCGGCATGCGCATGCCGATCCGCCAGCAGATCGGCTTCATCCTGCAGCCGCGTGCGGTTGCCGTTGCAGCGCGTCCCTGGCAGGACCTGCGGTTCTCCATCGATGGCGATCAGTTGACCGTCCGCAACAGTGGACCCCATGTGGTCCGGATCGGCCCCGAGTTGCGCCTGCAGCCCTCCGCCGCGTTGGGCGTGCTGCCGCATCCCTACCTGATGCCGGGCGAAACGCGTGTGCTGACCCTGGCGGGTGAAGTGGGCGGCAGCAACCGGCACGTCGAAATCGTGCCGCTGAGCCGCTATGGCTTCGCCAAGGACAAGGAACAACTGCCGCTGCAGCCGTGA
- a CDS encoding TetR/AcrR family transcriptional regulator: MAYKRSALMEERLAGARERILLATRELVATGGWRNAPVTAVATQAGVSTGLIYRHFPSKAELFVEVLNAAVAHEVAIMERIASGPEVASERLRLAITAFVRRALAGPGLAHAFIVEPVDPDVEAERMRGRRAFGDVFLRLVEEGVAAGELPAQDAHVAAACLVGAFTEAMVGPTAPSREAHRDEDALVDAICSFCLRAIGAPVIR; this comes from the coding sequence ATGGCCTATAAACGCTCTGCATTGATGGAAGAACGCCTGGCGGGCGCCCGTGAACGGATCCTGCTGGCCACCCGCGAGCTGGTCGCCACCGGCGGCTGGCGCAATGCCCCGGTGACCGCCGTGGCGACCCAGGCGGGGGTGTCCACCGGCCTGATCTATCGCCACTTCCCGTCCAAGGCCGAGTTGTTCGTGGAAGTCCTCAATGCCGCCGTGGCCCACGAGGTCGCGATCATGGAGCGCATCGCCAGTGGCCCGGAGGTGGCCAGCGAGCGCCTGCGGCTGGCGATCACCGCCTTCGTCCGCCGCGCCCTGGCCGGGCCGGGGCTGGCGCACGCCTTCATCGTCGAACCGGTCGATCCGGACGTGGAAGCCGAGCGCATGCGCGGACGTCGCGCGTTCGGCGACGTGTTCCTGCGGCTGGTGGAGGAGGGCGTGGCGGCCGGTGAGCTGCCGGCGCAGGACGCGCATGTGGCCGCCGCCTGCCTGGTCGGTGCCTTCACCGAAGCCATGGTCGGCCCCACCGCGCCCAGCCGCGAAGCGCACCGCGACGAAGACGCGCTGGTGGATGCGATCTGCAGCTTCTGCCTGCGCGCGATCGGCGCCCCGGTAATCCGGTAG
- the zapE gene encoding cell division protein ZapE has product MSATELTPSQRYAEGVARGDWQNDPAQHAALAELDRIHLGLLDSAEDGWLDRLSSFWKKPEPVKGLYFWGGVGRGKTFLVDLFYDGLPIKQKYRTHFHRFMRSVHERLREHQGQSDPLAKIAQEWRSNLRVLVLDEFFVTDIGDAMLLARLLERLFAEGVTLVTTSNTAVENLYLNGLQRESFLPAIGLLQRFCVELYAEGTEDYRMRALTRSPVYRAPLAADSDEWLATRWNELSGGQPAKPGNIEIEGRKIPVRGRGKSIAWFDFAALCEGPRGPSDYIEIAHEFNTVLLGGIPAFDRLNEDAARRFVNLIDELYDRHVNLVCTASTSPIELYSGQRLQGAFERTASRLIEMQSAEYLGTPHRA; this is encoded by the coding sequence ATGAGTGCAACCGAGTTGACCCCGTCGCAGCGGTACGCGGAAGGGGTCGCCCGTGGCGACTGGCAGAACGACCCGGCCCAGCACGCGGCGCTGGCCGAGCTGGACCGGATCCATCTGGGCCTGCTGGACAGCGCCGAGGACGGCTGGCTGGACCGCCTGTCCTCGTTCTGGAAGAAGCCCGAGCCGGTGAAGGGCCTGTACTTCTGGGGCGGCGTCGGCCGTGGCAAGACCTTCCTGGTCGACCTGTTCTACGACGGCCTGCCGATCAAGCAGAAGTACCGCACGCATTTCCACCGCTTCATGCGCAGCGTCCACGAGCGCCTGCGCGAGCACCAGGGGCAGAGCGACCCACTGGCAAAGATCGCCCAGGAGTGGCGCAGCAACCTGCGCGTGCTGGTGCTGGACGAATTCTTCGTCACCGACATCGGCGATGCGATGCTGCTGGCACGGCTGCTGGAGCGCCTGTTTGCCGAGGGCGTGACCCTGGTGACCACCTCCAACACCGCGGTGGAGAACCTGTACCTCAACGGCCTGCAGCGCGAGAGCTTCCTGCCGGCCATCGGCCTGCTGCAGCGCTTCTGCGTGGAGCTGTACGCCGAAGGTACCGAGGACTACCGCATGCGCGCGCTGACCCGCTCGCCGGTGTACCGCGCACCGTTGGCCGCCGACAGTGATGAGTGGCTGGCCACGCGCTGGAACGAACTGAGCGGCGGCCAGCCGGCCAAGCCCGGCAACATCGAGATCGAAGGCCGCAAGATCCCGGTGCGCGGCCGTGGCAAGAGCATTGCCTGGTTCGATTTCGCCGCGTTGTGCGAAGGCCCGCGTGGCCCGTCGGATTACATTGAGATCGCGCACGAGTTCAACACCGTGCTGCTGGGCGGCATCCCCGCCTTCGACCGTTTGAACGAAGATGCCGCGCGCCGCTTCGTCAACCTGATCGACGAACTGTACGACCGCCACGTCAACCTGGTCTGCACCGCCAGTACCTCGCCGATCGAGCTGTACAGCGGCCAGCGCCTGCAGGGCGCGTTCGAGCGCACCGCCTCACGCCTGATCGAGATGCAGAGCGCCGAATACCTGGGTACCCCGCACCGGGCGTGA